A window of Bacteroidia bacterium contains these coding sequences:
- a CDS encoding HTTM domain-containing protein, with amino-acid sequence MSNLTLSLPKLSLYERLQNYLWQPVPALPFQVFRAVFGALMIFGTIRFMALGWIEDHYLNPIFHFKYYGFAWVEPLDKTGLYAIHFLMIFAALGVAVATNWLYRISAITLFLTFTYTELIDLTYYLNHYYYVSLVCLLLCIIPTPPKLFDKTAQIPFWVIGIFKFQIAIVYIYAGLAKINYDWLILALPLKIWLPAHDKMPLIGEIFTWQITPYLFSWAGMLYDCFIVFFLAYKPTRFVAYIFVVIFHTLVGLLFQIGVFPLVMIGGTLIFFDFSSKQNEQKLAPKNNFSTHYAANFSAPFPAFYQKFVFIFLFVYCTFQLLFPWRYLLYQGNLFWTEEGYRFSWRVMLMEKAGTATFYVKDSRTGREGVVDNSEFLNPHQEKQMAMQPDMILQFAHFLAKHYEKKGVHQPQVRAEVYVTLNARPSKLFINPTIDLTKQTDSFAPKTWILPYDE; translated from the coding sequence GTGAGCAACCTAACACTTTCTTTGCCCAAACTTTCGCTTTATGAGCGGTTGCAAAATTATCTTTGGCAACCCGTACCTGCTTTGCCTTTTCAGGTATTTAGGGCAGTTTTTGGGGCTTTAATGATTTTTGGCACTATTCGTTTTATGGCGTTGGGCTGGATAGAAGACCATTACCTAAATCCTATTTTTCATTTCAAATACTACGGCTTTGCTTGGGTAGAACCCTTGGACAAAACAGGCTTGTATGCCATACATTTTCTTATGATTTTTGCCGCCTTGGGCGTGGCTGTGGCTACAAATTGGCTTTATCGCATTTCTGCTATTACGCTTTTTCTTACTTTCACTTATACCGAACTCATTGACCTCACCTATTACCTTAACCATTACTATTATGTTAGTTTGGTTTGTTTGCTCTTGTGTATTATTCCTACGCCTCCTAAATTATTTGATAAAACTGCTCAAATTCCTTTTTGGGTAATCGGTATTTTTAAGTTCCAAATTGCCATAGTGTATATTTATGCAGGTTTGGCAAAAATCAATTATGATTGGTTAATTTTAGCCCTTCCGCTCAAAATTTGGCTTCCCGCCCACGATAAAATGCCACTTATTGGTGAAATCTTTACTTGGCAAATCACTCCTTACTTATTTTCTTGGGCAGGTATGCTTTACGATTGTTTTATCGTGTTCTTTTTGGCATACAAACCCACCCGATTCGTAGCTTATATTTTCGTGGTTATTTTTCATACTTTGGTAGGATTACTTTTTCAAATTGGTGTATTTCCTTTGGTAATGATAGGTGGCACGCTCATCTTTTTTGATTTCAGTTCAAAGCAAAACGAACAAAAATTAGCCCCAAAAAATAATTTTTCTACGCATTATGCTGCTAATTTTTCTGCTCCATTTCCTGCTTTTTACCAAAAATTTGTATTCATTTTTCTATTTGTTTATTGTACCTTCCAACTGCTTTTTCCTTGGCGATATTTGCTCTACCAAGGAAATTTGTTTTGGACAGAAGAGGGTTATCGTTTCTCTTGGCGCGTGATGCTTATGGAAAAAGCAGGAACAGCCACTTTTTATGTAAAAGACAGCCGTACAGGACGAGAAGGAGTGGTAGATAACAGCGAATTTTTGAACCCACACCAAGAAAAACAAATGGCAATGCAACCTGACATGATTTTGCAATTTGCCCATTTCTTAGCAAAGCATTACGAAAAAAAAGGCGTTCATCAGCCACAAGTACGTGCCGAAGTGTATGTTACACTCAATGCCCGACCAAGCAAATTATTTATAAATCCAACTATTGACCTAACTAAACAAACCGATTCCTTTGCACCTAAAACATGGATTTTGCCGTATGACGAGTAA
- a CDS encoding T9SS type A sorting domain-containing protein, translated as MQKNYKKRNTIMPTFHLKNGVFHVVGILMGLLLFCFTQHNTATAQVNNYAFTQTLGTYTPITGGTLLGTGPGQVDDHLFFNANGTGNDGSTGSGTGPGMPIGFPFVFNGQVFNNFAVCANGYIKLFTGSGSQTIGSGFFGVPTNYFPPLADNVFAASSSNFDNIIGGFVTDVLAQSNGTLRYQTIGTAPNRVLVVQWTNVGFWRNPSPPPAESFNFQIRLYETSNNIEVVFGTVTVGIPPLLNPYIMGVGFRGTGPSSFNLRQVTTSSNWLNSVAATANNQGGAVTPSLTPSTAPSAPGLTYRWTFIPTPSITLSTVAVPTLTSVAVTGTISPNTASGNLFVDVSEDNTFPVGNTVSAPATPATFSGASPINISGAVTGLDIGKQYFVRFRATVSTFTFTSNVQTFFTGPVVTTLDATNVTATSATINGNVLPNVACDVFFEWGTTNLLGNTTTSQSIPQGTTVQNISVNLTGLASGTLYFYRIRATFNSGNNTVTGQLKTFIFQTPFPSGQTFTNGQPASLVIGQANFTANSTTPNQSTTPSTTAAHIGSNNVFVSGSQGVGGRVLIWNPVPDVNGAPATVVVGKPTFTSTATGTTAALTSQVNGAFITNDGKLLISDTGNNRVLVWNSIPTTNGQPADVVIGQDNFTSNTPGSGRNRLNQPWGLYVSPKGQLFIGDRENNRVLVYNSIPTTNGANADLVIGQPDFNTTTPGTTASKTFLPLYCVVSNDGKLLITDRGNHRILVFNSVPTTNGAAADVVIGQTNFTTGTSGSGANKFSIPIGIALSSDGKLAVAEFANNRVLIFNSIPTVNGASADVVLGQPNFTSIAAAQTQTGMATPFQVCFDNFDRLFVSGRDMNRILVYGNKPSFTTDIAVAINSDFDCTTGDVNVKITLSNVSTNNATNITVKAALPANTIFKNTIVPSGSTYNPNTGNWLVPALPPGQSLELTYLVGTIPNTVVTVSASAFTSAQDDTNMANNSASATYNIPVFPVTISVIAPQTTTTNVPLLNIPFTLGNADLVVSASSSNTTVLPASGVVLGGSGRNRTISLTPAFNQTGISTVTITATSSICTVTRSFTFTVNPGLLFPVFDPIPLQIGEVNKRKDVNFTFTPNSLNLTNAVFTATSSNTAVVANTPGSFRVVGVGVNRTLQITPVPNALGQTTITLEVTDGSIVRGSTTFVLRIELAQPTLSELPDELIIIRNSTSPAIPFRIGDPSHLIFVDVSDPTIIPLDPANIVISGYNQDYTFTLVPAKEKVGNLTFSLIVANSTNPLAPGFNFVQKDILVRVIDVTGVEQLGRSSFQVYPNPSADGIFNITTGEALQGKMQVNVYDLKGQLIYSQTLENSGKNTLDLGHLQAGSYMLEIKNNKVRATTQIIRQ; from the coding sequence ATGCAAAAAAATTACAAAAAGCGAAATACCATAATGCCTACGTTCCACTTGAAAAACGGAGTTTTTCATGTTGTAGGTATCCTTATGGGGCTTCTGCTGTTCTGTTTTACACAACACAATACAGCCACTGCCCAAGTTAATAATTATGCTTTTACTCAAACATTAGGGACTTACACACCCATTACAGGGGGTACTTTGCTAGGTACGGGTCCTGGTCAAGTAGACGATCATTTGTTCTTTAATGCAAATGGTACGGGAAATGATGGTAGTACAGGTTCAGGTACGGGGCCTGGTATGCCGATAGGCTTCCCTTTTGTTTTCAATGGTCAGGTATTTAATAATTTTGCCGTTTGTGCCAATGGTTATATTAAGTTATTTACTGGCTCAGGTAGTCAGACCATAGGCTCAGGTTTCTTTGGCGTACCTACTAATTACTTTCCTCCTTTAGCTGACAATGTCTTTGCAGCATCAAGTTCAAACTTTGATAATATTATTGGTGGTTTTGTAACGGATGTATTAGCTCAATCTAATGGAACGCTAAGATACCAAACTATAGGGACAGCTCCGAACCGTGTACTAGTGGTTCAGTGGACAAATGTTGGCTTCTGGCGTAACCCTAGCCCTCCACCAGCTGAGAGTTTTAATTTTCAAATCCGTTTGTATGAAACTTCTAATAACATTGAAGTCGTTTTTGGAACCGTTACCGTAGGTATTCCACCTTTACTCAATCCTTACATTATGGGTGTAGGTTTTCGTGGTACAGGCCCTAGCTCTTTTAATTTACGTCAGGTTACCACTAGTTCTAATTGGTTAAATTCAGTAGCAGCAACTGCCAATAACCAAGGAGGAGCTGTAACACCTTCGCTTACTCCTTCTACTGCTCCTAGTGCACCTGGTTTAACATACCGCTGGACATTTATTCCTACACCTAGCATTACTTTGAGCACCGTAGCAGTACCCACTCTTACTAGTGTAGCCGTTACAGGTACTATATCCCCTAACACTGCTAGTGGAAATCTTTTTGTAGACGTCTCAGAAGATAATACCTTTCCTGTAGGAAATACTGTTTCAGCTCCTGCTACTCCCGCTACTTTTTCAGGAGCATCCCCTATCAATATATCTGGAGCAGTTACAGGCTTAGATATAGGTAAGCAATACTTTGTACGTTTTAGAGCTACGGTAAGTACATTTACTTTTACAAGTAACGTACAAACCTTTTTTACAGGCCCTGTAGTTACTACGCTTGATGCCACTAATGTAACAGCTACTAGTGCTACCATTAACGGAAATGTGCTACCCAATGTGGCTTGTGATGTATTCTTTGAATGGGGAACTACTAACCTTTTAGGAAATACAACTACATCTCAAAGTATTCCACAAGGGACTACCGTGCAAAATATCAGCGTTAATTTGACAGGCTTAGCGAGTGGTACTTTGTATTTTTACCGAATAAGAGCAACTTTTAATAGTGGAAATAATACCGTTACAGGGCAATTAAAAACCTTTATTTTCCAAACTCCTTTTCCAAGTGGACAAACTTTTACCAACGGGCAGCCTGCTAGCCTTGTTATAGGACAAGCCAATTTTACGGCTAATTCTACCACACCTAATCAATCTACTACTCCCTCAACTACTGCTGCACATATAGGAAGTAATAATGTATTTGTCTCAGGATCACAGGGAGTAGGTGGTAGAGTCTTAATTTGGAATCCTGTGCCAGATGTTAACGGAGCTCCTGCTACGGTAGTAGTGGGTAAACCTACTTTTACTTCTACTGCTACAGGAACAACTGCCGCACTTACTAGCCAAGTAAATGGTGCTTTCATTACTAATGATGGCAAATTGCTTATCTCTGATACCGGCAATAACCGTGTATTAGTGTGGAATTCTATCCCTACTACTAATGGGCAACCTGCTGATGTAGTAATTGGACAAGATAATTTTACAAGTAATACTCCAGGTTCAGGGCGCAATAGGTTAAATCAGCCTTGGGGCTTGTATGTTTCACCAAAAGGACAGCTTTTCATAGGAGATAGAGAAAATAATCGTGTTTTAGTGTACAATAGTATACCTACTACTAACGGTGCTAATGCTGACCTTGTAATTGGGCAACCTGATTTTAATACAACTACCCCAGGCACAACAGCTTCTAAAACTTTCCTACCTTTGTATTGTGTAGTAAGTAATGATGGCAAATTATTAATAACAGACCGCGGAAATCATCGTATTCTTGTCTTTAATTCAGTACCCACAACAAATGGTGCAGCTGCTGATGTAGTAATTGGGCAAACTAATTTTACTACTGGTACCTCAGGAAGTGGTGCTAATAAATTTAGTATTCCTATTGGAATAGCTCTTTCTTCTGACGGGAAGTTAGCCGTAGCTGAGTTTGCTAACAATCGTGTACTTATTTTCAACTCTATTCCTACGGTAAATGGTGCAAGTGCAGATGTTGTATTAGGACAACCTAATTTTACAAGTATAGCCGCAGCACAAACCCAAACAGGAATGGCTACTCCTTTCCAAGTATGTTTTGATAACTTTGATAGACTTTTTGTATCAGGTAGAGATATGAACCGTATTTTGGTATATGGTAACAAGCCTTCGTTCACCACAGATATTGCTGTTGCAATTAATAGTGATTTTGATTGTACTACGGGAGATGTAAATGTAAAAATTACGCTCTCCAATGTAAGTACAAATAATGCGACCAACATCACTGTAAAAGCGGCTTTACCTGCTAATACTATTTTTAAGAATACGATTGTGCCGTCAGGCTCAACTTATAACCCGAATACAGGAAATTGGCTTGTGCCTGCTTTACCTCCTGGACAAAGTTTAGAACTTACTTACTTGGTTGGTACCATTCCTAATACCGTGGTAACGGTAAGTGCTTCAGCTTTTACTTCGGCACAAGATGACACGAATATGGCTAATAACTCAGCCTCAGCTACTTACAATATACCTGTTTTCCCTGTAACAATCAGTGTAATTGCACCACAAACCACTACTACTAACGTTCCCTTGCTTAATATTCCTTTCACCTTAGGAAATGCGGATTTGGTAGTTAGTGCCTCTTCTTCTAATACAACTGTTCTCCCTGCAAGTGGAGTGGTACTAGGAGGTTCAGGTAGAAATAGAACAATTAGCCTAACACCAGCATTTAACCAGACAGGTATTTCTACAGTTACCATTACAGCTACTTCATCTATCTGTACCGTAACAAGAAGTTTCACCTTTACGGTAAATCCAGGTTTGCTATTCCCTGTTTTTGATCCTATTCCTTTGCAAATAGGTGAGGTAAACAAGCGTAAAGATGTAAACTTTACCTTCACGCCCAACAGCTTAAACTTGACCAATGCTGTATTTACTGCTACTTCTTCTAATACGGCAGTGGTAGCAAATACACCTGGTTCCTTCCGTGTGGTAGGAGTAGGAGTAAATCGTACTTTACAAATTACTCCCGTTCCTAATGCTTTAGGGCAAACTACTATCACCTTAGAAGTAACTGACGGTAGTATTGTGCGTGGTAGTACTACTTTCGTATTACGTATTGAGTTAGCGCAACCTACACTTTCGGAATTACCTGACGAGCTAATAATTATACGTAACTCTACCAGTCCTGCTATTCCTTTTAGAATAGGAGATCCTTCACATTTGATTTTTGTAGATGTAAGCGATCCAACTATCATTCCGCTGGATCCTGCTAATATCGTAATCTCTGGCTACAACCAAGACTATACCTTTACCCTTGTGCCTGCTAAAGAGAAGGTTGGTAATTTAACTTTTAGCTTGATTGTTGCTAATAGCACTAACCCTTTGGCACCTGGCTTTAATTTTGTGCAGAAAGATATTTTGGTACGTGTAATTGATGTCACAGGCGTAGAGCAATTAGGGCGTAGTTCGTTCCAAGTCTATCCTAACCCAAGTGCTGATGGTATTTTCAATATAACTACCGGGGAGGCTTTGCAAGGAAAAATGCAGGTAAATGTGTATGACCTGAAAGGGCAACTTATTTACTCACAAACCCTAGAAAATTCAGGAAAAAATACACTTGATTTAGGACACTTGCAAGCAGGTAGCTATATGCTAGAAATTAAGAATAACAAGGTACGCGCCACTACGCAAATTATTAGGCAGTAA
- a CDS encoding alpha/beta hydrolase, with amino-acid sequence MLRLFFSTQLRNFLLLGALALVLVYACVSPKIMLSPSEMQIYQQLSSVCKEFPTQIHYLYTQERKVRYLVVGHDSLPTLMMLHGSPGSMMSYWDYLLDKSLLKQFRLVVPDKLGYGGSELGKTEISLEKQAYYMHLVLKKEVKNKQPIFLMGTSYGGSVAARLAMDYPESIQGLMLVSASLFPNMETTYLISYRPFWQMVRWLLPKALWVANDEKLSHHEQLAKMQNLWYKIHVPCLIIHSYQDNLISVNNALTAYKQLKNAPVKLILLEDGNHYIIWNYQNLIVNNLLQLKAVVLGKLKENIWVKVVRLGQKE; translated from the coding sequence ATGTTACGACTTTTCTTTTCTACTCAATTAAGAAACTTCCTATTACTCGGTGCTTTAGCTTTGGTTTTGGTTTATGCTTGTGTTTCCCCTAAAATTATGCTTTCACCAAGTGAAATGCAAATTTATCAACAACTCTCCTCTGTATGCAAAGAATTTCCTACTCAAATTCACTACTTATATACTCAGGAACGTAAGGTTCGCTATTTGGTAGTTGGGCATGACTCCTTACCTACGTTAATGATGCTACACGGCTCGCCAGGTTCAATGATGAGCTATTGGGATTACTTGCTTGATAAATCTTTACTTAAACAATTTCGGTTAGTTGTACCTGACAAATTAGGCTATGGCGGTTCAGAATTGGGAAAAACAGAAATATCTCTTGAGAAGCAGGCTTATTACATGCACCTTGTCCTGAAAAAAGAAGTCAAAAACAAACAACCTATCTTTTTAATGGGTACTTCCTATGGGGGTTCAGTAGCAGCGCGTTTAGCTATGGATTACCCCGAAAGCATCCAAGGGCTTATGCTGGTGTCCGCTTCCTTATTTCCAAATATGGAAACTACTTACCTCATATCTTATCGCCCTTTTTGGCAAATGGTACGTTGGCTCTTACCTAAGGCACTTTGGGTAGCCAATGACGAAAAGCTTTCACACCATGAGCAATTAGCTAAAATGCAAAATCTATGGTACAAAATTCACGTACCTTGCCTAATTATACATAGCTATCAAGATAACTTAATTAGTGTGAATAATGCTCTAACTGCTTACAAGCAGTTGAAAAATGCTCCTGTTAAATTGATCTTGTTAGAAGATGGTAATCATTACATTATTTGGAATTATCAAAACTTGATAGTCAATAACCTTTTACAGCTAAAAGCAGTAGTTTTAGGTAAACTCAAAGAAAATATTTGGGTGAAAGTAGTTAGACTCGGGCAAAAGGAATAA
- a CDS encoding SusC/RagA family TonB-linked outer membrane protein codes for MLFLCLAVIGQLYAQERTITGKITDAEGNGLPGITVLVKGTSKGTASNADGSYSITVSSNDAVLIFSGVGYVRQEIAVGSQSVIDVQLVADEKMLGEVVVTGVAEGTSTKKLGFSIAKIGEKTLKEVPAIDPANAIRGKVAGAQIVQGTGIPGTAPNIRLRGATNIQGTSNPLIIVDGVITAPGTTLADINMNDVESIEIVKGAAGASLYGSQAANGVIQIITKRGAEMEGQTRVTVRSEVGFTNLQRKFPLAKHHHYQLNPDGSFKLQDPNNLGSRIEEADGIADNPYPVNYDQQAQVFKSRLFYNNYVSVASTSRNTNFMVSGENLVTQGVVEGLPAFDRKNVRVNVDHKIIDKLKVSISSLFSSSVGPQASERGQSGIFYSVLLNEPFLNLRAPNPDGTPFDNISPNIYNNATNPLYVAYNDQFKLNRDRLLGNMVLSYQATDWLRLEGQYSLDRTWVNFERWQDKNYITRNFPNGNGGFLQTLKSGEIGQVATLNAYFNKAFLDNDLKIGSTIRYQWEQYNTDFNSLSGSRFASSGVRDASFLDRTTLAVANGSTLVRAENVFLNVRTDYRDRYILEGLVRNDRSSLFGSQERSQIFYRISGAYRLSEDVKIPGIDELKLRASYGTSGQRPRFSDQYETFSSSNGVVVRNQLGNSQLRPSKVGETEVGLNVSFLKRFNFEFNYAKTVARDQILSVPLPPWFGYISQVRNAGTLESNTIEFALNGDALKTKDFTWNFGIIASRTRSEITELGVPPYATDGKFGVASGAGVANSMFRIEKGQPFGVMYGNVLARSLSQLKTNADGFVINLFQVTGRKLEDFEINEDGFVVLKAQRGTTAERAFVLLDETGQKLVTKIGDSNPDLVMGITNTFSYKNFSLYSLLDVQIGGNIYNSTRQLLYFNNRHADLDQSGKPVEKRKPIQYYSAANSIYNGNDPVDYFVEKGGFVIVREINLSYSFDRSFFEKLGAIGKVFYDARIALIGRNLFTFTKYTGYNPEVALADNSTSFRVDQFAYPVFRTYTMSLQLRF; via the coding sequence TTGCTTTTTCTGTGCTTGGCTGTCATTGGGCAACTTTATGCACAAGAGCGAACAATTACAGGTAAAATAACCGACGCAGAAGGGAATGGCTTACCAGGTATTACCGTACTTGTTAAAGGTACTTCTAAGGGAACAGCAAGTAATGCTGACGGAAGTTATAGCATTACTGTAAGTAGTAACGATGCCGTACTTATATTCTCAGGGGTGGGGTATGTGCGCCAAGAGATTGCCGTAGGCTCACAAAGTGTCATTGATGTACAATTAGTTGCTGATGAAAAAATGCTTGGGGAAGTAGTAGTTACGGGCGTTGCCGAAGGAACTTCTACCAAGAAATTAGGCTTTTCTATTGCTAAGATCGGTGAAAAGACCTTGAAAGAAGTACCTGCTATAGACCCTGCTAATGCTATTAGGGGGAAAGTAGCTGGTGCTCAAATTGTGCAAGGTACAGGTATTCCTGGTACAGCACCTAATATCCGCTTACGGGGGGCTACCAACATCCAAGGCACCTCTAATCCACTTATTATCGTTGATGGAGTAATTACTGCACCAGGAACTACCTTGGCAGATATTAACATGAATGATGTAGAGTCTATTGAGATTGTAAAAGGTGCTGCAGGAGCTTCTTTGTATGGTTCGCAGGCGGCAAATGGTGTTATTCAAATCATAACCAAGCGTGGTGCAGAAATGGAAGGGCAAACTCGTGTTACAGTACGCAGTGAAGTAGGATTTACTAACTTACAGCGTAAATTCCCCCTAGCTAAACACCATCACTATCAGCTCAACCCTGATGGTAGTTTCAAATTGCAGGATCCTAACAATTTGGGTTCGCGCATAGAAGAAGCCGATGGAATTGCAGATAATCCTTATCCTGTAAACTATGATCAGCAAGCTCAAGTATTTAAATCACGTTTATTTTACAATAATTATGTTTCTGTTGCTTCTACCAGCCGAAATACTAACTTCATGGTTTCAGGTGAGAATTTGGTAACACAAGGAGTGGTAGAAGGCTTACCTGCCTTTGATAGAAAAAATGTGAGAGTAAATGTGGATCATAAAATTATAGATAAACTAAAAGTTAGTATCTCTTCTTTATTTTCAAGTTCTGTTGGTCCGCAAGCCTCTGAGCGGGGGCAGTCAGGAATTTTCTACTCTGTTCTTTTAAATGAGCCTTTCCTAAATTTACGAGCTCCTAACCCCGATGGAACTCCTTTTGATAATATTAGCCCTAACATCTATAATAATGCTACTAATCCCCTATATGTAGCTTACAACGACCAATTTAAGCTAAACAGAGATAGATTGCTGGGAAATATGGTACTCTCTTACCAAGCTACTGATTGGCTCCGTTTAGAAGGACAATACTCTCTTGACCGCACATGGGTAAATTTTGAACGTTGGCAAGATAAAAATTATATCACTCGTAATTTTCCTAATGGAAATGGAGGTTTCTTACAGACTTTGAAATCAGGAGAAATAGGGCAGGTTGCTACGCTAAATGCTTACTTTAATAAAGCCTTTTTAGATAATGATTTGAAAATAGGCTCTACAATACGCTACCAATGGGAACAATACAATACTGATTTTAATTCCTTGTCTGGTTCTCGTTTTGCCTCTTCAGGGGTGCGTGATGCTAGTTTTTTGGACCGTACCACTCTTGCTGTCGCTAATGGTTCTACCTTAGTCAGAGCCGAAAATGTATTCTTAAATGTACGTACAGATTATCGCGATCGCTATATTTTAGAAGGATTAGTACGTAATGACCGATCTTCGCTCTTTGGTTCACAAGAAAGAAGTCAAATATTTTATCGTATTTCAGGAGCTTATCGTTTGAGCGAAGATGTAAAAATTCCTGGTATTGACGAATTGAAATTACGTGCCTCTTATGGTACATCAGGACAAAGACCCCGCTTTTCTGACCAATACGAAACATTTAGCAGTTCTAATGGTGTAGTGGTGCGTAATCAATTAGGAAACAGCCAACTTCGCCCCTCCAAAGTAGGAGAAACTGAGGTAGGGTTAAATGTAAGTTTTCTGAAACGCTTTAACTTTGAGTTCAATTATGCTAAAACCGTAGCGCGCGACCAAATTTTATCCGTACCTTTACCTCCTTGGTTTGGTTATATCTCCCAAGTGCGTAATGCAGGTACCTTGGAGTCCAATACCATAGAGTTTGCCTTAAATGGGGATGCCCTAAAAACCAAAGATTTCACTTGGAATTTTGGTATCATTGCTAGCCGTACTCGTTCTGAAATTACTGAACTTGGTGTGCCTCCATACGCTACTGATGGTAAATTCGGCGTAGCCTCAGGAGCAGGGGTAGCCAACAGTATGTTTAGAATTGAAAAAGGACAGCCTTTTGGAGTAATGTACGGAAATGTGCTAGCACGCTCATTGAGCCAGCTAAAAACTAACGCTGATGGGTTTGTTATTAACTTATTCCAAGTTACAGGACGTAAATTAGAGGATTTTGAAATTAACGAGGATGGGTTTGTAGTACTCAAAGCCCAACGAGGTACTACCGCAGAGCGGGCTTTCGTGTTATTAGATGAAACAGGGCAAAAACTCGTAACCAAGATTGGAGATTCTAACCCTGACTTGGTGATGGGAATTACCAATACATTTAGTTACAAGAACTTTTCTTTATATAGTTTGTTAGATGTACAAATCGGAGGAAATATCTATAATTCTACAAGGCAATTATTATACTTCAATAATCGCCATGCTGACTTAGACCAAAGTGGTAAACCCGTAGAAAAACGCAAACCTATTCAATATTATAGCGCAGCTAATAGTATTTACAACGGCAACGATCCAGTGGATTATTTCGTAGAGAAAGGTGGATTTGTAATTGTACGTGAAATTAACCTAAGCTATAGTTTTGACAGATCCTTCTTTGAAAAGTTAGGAGCGATTGGCAAAGTATTTTATGATGCTCGTATTGCCTTAATTGGACGTAATTTGTTTACATTCACGAAATATACAGGTTATAATCCTGAGGTGGCTTTAGCAGATAATTCTACCAGTTTCCGAGTAGATCAATTTGCTTACCCTGTTTTCAGAACTTATACTATGTCTTTACAACTTAGATTTTAG